A DNA window from Deltaproteobacteria bacterium contains the following coding sequences:
- a CDS encoding MFS transporter — MTVKPFREARTSAPNALPAGVHIRPAAPGRAARDSCAAWRAAKGHPRRPVAAGAPSDLRGTAFGVFNLTTGVVLLLASVVAGLLWSRLGPSATFLAGAIFAAVAMAGLVLVNPARRLMPPAGDMSQDAARSSSRQHTR, encoded by the coding sequence GTGACGGTGAAGCCCTTTCGGGAAGCGCGAACCAGTGCCCCGAACGCCCTCCCAGCCGGGGTCCATATAAGGCCGGCCGCACCAGGAAGGGCGGCGCGCGACTCCTGCGCGGCCTGGAGGGCAGCCAAGGGGCATCCTCGACGGCCGGTCGCGGCGGGCGCGCCATCCGACCTGCGCGGCACCGCCTTCGGCGTGTTCAATCTCACGACGGGCGTCGTCTTGCTGCTGGCGAGCGTCGTCGCCGGCCTGCTCTGGAGCCGCCTCGGCCCCTCGGCCACGTTCCTCGCGGGCGCGATCTTCGCCGCCGTCGCCATGGCGGGCCTCGTCCTGGTCAATCCCGCGCGCCGGCTGATGCCGCCTGCGGGCGATATGTCTCAAGACGCAGCAAGGTCATCGAGCCGGCAGCACACTCGGTGA
- a CDS encoding adenylate cyclase gives MDAQPEIRCPSCGHRNRSDRRYCAACGGHLGQACSSCGTRNNPEEKFCGACGAALSGAAAEGERRQLTVLFCDLVGSTALAGQLDPEDWREVMTRYQHAAAETITRFGGHVAKYLGDGLLAYFSYPQAHEDDPERAVRAGLALLDTVAELNHRLEPIHGVQLAVRIGMHTGPVVIGEGAAAGAEVFGDTPNVAARVQTLAEPNTVLITETTHRLVAGRFIVEAKGAPALKGVRTPVAVYRVVQASGVRSRLAAAAARGLTPFVGREHERRLLRERFEQAREGKGQVVMIVGEPGIGKSRLAQVLHEDLAGVPHIWLESGGALYFANTPFYAVIGLLGQIFLSGARADDSPEDRVAALERALEAAGLSLPEALPLVAPLLDLPIPTGYPPVLAVPEVARKRLLATLASWVFGAARLQLMVILLEDLQWVDPSTLELQRFLVEQATTAPLLLLYTARLEFKAPWALRAHHTQLTLNRLPRRHVREVVANVAAPAALPAEVVNAVVARTDGVPLFVEELTKAAVEAGAQGLRGIPATLADSLMARLDRLGIAKQVAQVGAVLGREFSFGLLRAVHPVPADNLEDALEKLVDAKLLYARGVPPDATFIFKHTLVQETAYASLLKTRRRQLHGLAAKALTERFAEIAEEQPELLAHHYTEAGEAERAAEEWQRAGTRTLDRGALREAEQHVRRGLDVLATLPDGSQRDEREFRLQLLLGQALAMTKFAAPETAAAWERARVLGERVTDSTQGVFLLMGLWGPALTSEGPAAAWPLAEQVLAAAERAALQPLEAWAHFAQFVTRHHAGDLTGAAAHLARALALCDEATASLVPFDPRLDPRLVTLCNGAILAWHLGLADQARAHARKGLELAERAPGVTGRPFAERAAALLHTLLREPAAALEHATRAIAKGSEQPSLVAEAMMIRGWALAEEGQPDEGVAAVREGLGRMVAAKARLLLEHYLGLLADAHARAGQVGDALAALTEAEGAMPGEDVWRADTLRRRGELLALRGADPAEIEATFGDALAMANRQGAKAYELRVATCFGRWLCRNGRAAEARALLAPIYTSFTEGFDTHDLIEAKALLEALG, from the coding sequence ATGGACGCGCAGCCGGAAATCCGCTGTCCGTCGTGCGGTCATCGGAACCGCTCGGACCGCCGCTACTGCGCGGCCTGCGGCGGCCACCTCGGCCAGGCGTGCTCCTCGTGCGGCACCCGCAACAACCCGGAAGAGAAGTTCTGCGGTGCGTGCGGCGCCGCGCTCAGCGGGGCGGCGGCAGAGGGCGAGCGTCGGCAGCTCACCGTTCTGTTCTGCGACCTCGTCGGCTCAACCGCCCTCGCCGGTCAACTCGACCCCGAGGATTGGCGCGAGGTGATGACCCGCTACCAGCACGCTGCCGCCGAGACGATCACCCGTTTCGGCGGCCACGTCGCCAAGTACCTGGGTGACGGTCTGCTCGCCTACTTTAGCTACCCCCAGGCCCACGAGGACGACCCTGAGCGCGCCGTGCGTGCGGGGCTCGCCCTCCTCGACACAGTGGCCGAGCTGAACCACCGGCTCGAGCCGATCCATGGTGTGCAGTTGGCGGTGCGGATCGGGATGCATACGGGGCCGGTCGTCATCGGCGAGGGCGCGGCGGCGGGGGCAGAGGTGTTCGGCGACACGCCGAACGTGGCCGCGCGGGTGCAGACGCTCGCCGAGCCGAACACGGTGCTCATTACCGAGACGACCCATCGCCTGGTCGCGGGCCGGTTCATCGTCGAGGCCAAGGGAGCACCGGCGCTGAAGGGGGTGCGGACGCCCGTGGCCGTGTACCGCGTCGTGCAGGCGAGCGGCGTGCGGAGCCGGCTCGCCGCCGCGGCGGCGCGGGGGCTAACGCCCTTCGTTGGCCGCGAGCACGAGCGCCGACTCCTACGCGAGCGCTTCGAGCAAGCACGCGAGGGCAAGGGCCAGGTGGTGATGATTGTCGGCGAGCCGGGAATCGGCAAGTCGCGCTTGGCGCAGGTGCTGCACGAGGATCTCGCCGGGGTGCCACACATATGGCTCGAGTCGGGCGGGGCGCTGTACTTCGCGAACACACCCTTCTACGCCGTGATCGGACTGCTCGGGCAGATCTTCCTCTCCGGCGCCAGGGCCGACGACTCTCCCGAGGACCGGGTGGCAGCACTGGAGCGGGCGCTCGAGGCCGCGGGGCTAAGTCTCCCCGAGGCGCTCCCGCTTGTGGCCCCGCTGCTCGACCTGCCGATCCCGACGGGCTACCCGCCGGTGCTTGCGGTCCCCGAGGTCGCGCGGAAGCGGCTGCTGGCGACGCTCGCGAGCTGGGTCTTCGGCGCAGCACGCCTCCAGCTAATGGTAATCCTGCTCGAAGACCTGCAGTGGGTAGACCCCTCGACCCTCGAGCTCCAGCGGTTCCTCGTCGAGCAGGCGACGACGGCGCCGTTGCTCCTTCTCTACACGGCGCGGCTGGAGTTCAAGGCACCGTGGGCACTGCGGGCCCATCACACCCAACTCACCCTGAATCGCCTCCCGCGCCGGCATGTGCGGGAGGTGGTGGCGAACGTGGCGGCGCCGGCGGCACTCCCGGCGGAGGTGGTCAACGCCGTGGTTGCTCGCACCGACGGCGTGCCCCTCTTCGTCGAGGAGCTTACGAAGGCCGCGGTGGAGGCGGGTGCCCAGGGGCTCAGAGGGATCCCGGCCACGCTCGCGGACTCGCTGATGGCGCGGCTCGATCGCCTGGGGATCGCCAAGCAGGTGGCACAAGTCGGCGCCGTGCTCGGCCGGGAGTTTAGCTTCGGGCTGCTGCGCGCGGTGCACCCGGTGCCCGCGGACAACCTCGAGGACGCGCTCGAGAAGCTGGTGGACGCGAAGCTGCTTTACGCCCGAGGGGTTCCCCCGGACGCGACCTTTATCTTCAAGCACACCCTTGTTCAGGAGACGGCGTACGCATCGCTTCTCAAGACCCGGCGGCGCCAGCTGCACGGGCTGGCGGCAAAGGCGCTGACGGAACGGTTCGCGGAGATCGCCGAAGAGCAGCCCGAGCTGCTGGCGCATCACTATACCGAGGCGGGAGAGGCGGAGCGCGCGGCAGAGGAGTGGCAACGGGCAGGGACGCGGACGCTCGACCGTGGGGCGCTGAGAGAGGCGGAGCAGCATGTGCGACGCGGTCTCGACGTGCTCGCGACGCTGCCAGACGGGTCCCAGCGCGACGAGAGGGAGTTCCGGCTACAGCTCCTACTCGGGCAAGCACTCGCGATGACCAAGTTCGCGGCGCCCGAGACAGCGGCGGCCTGGGAGCGGGCGCGGGTGCTCGGCGAGCGGGTCACGGACTCGACGCAAGGAGTCTTTCTGCTGATGGGTCTCTGGGGACCGGCCCTCACGAGCGAGGGCCCTGCGGCCGCCTGGCCGCTCGCGGAGCAAGTGCTCGCCGCGGCTGAGCGCGCGGCGCTCCAGCCGTTGGAGGCGTGGGCGCACTTCGCGCAGTTTGTGACGCGGCACCACGCGGGTGACCTCACGGGCGCCGCGGCACATCTGGCTCGCGCGCTCGCGCTTTGCGACGAGGCGACTGCCTCCCTGGTGCCGTTCGATCCACGGCTCGATCCACGGCTCGTAACCCTCTGCAACGGAGCCATTCTGGCATGGCACCTGGGACTCGCCGACCAGGCCCGGGCGCACGCTCGGAAGGGCCTGGAGCTGGCGGAGCGGGCGCCGGGGGTAACCGGCCGGCCGTTTGCCGAGCGAGCGGCAGCGTTACTGCACACGCTACTTCGGGAACCCGCGGCTGCGCTCGAACATGCTACGCGGGCTATAGCGAAAGGCAGCGAGCAGCCCAGCTTGGTGGCCGAGGCCATGATGATCCGCGGTTGGGCGCTGGCCGAGGAAGGGCAGCCGGATGAAGGAGTCGCCGCGGTGCGCGAGGGCCTCGGCCGCATGGTGGCGGCGAAGGCGCGCCTTCTCCTCGAACACTACCTCGGCCTTCTCGCGGACGCGCACGCGCGGGCGGGACAGGTAGGAGACGCGCTCGCCGCGCTGACGGAGGCCGAGGGTGCCATGCCCGGCGAGGACGTCTGGCGTGCGGACACTCTCCGCCGCCGTGGCGAGCTGCTCGCGCTCAGGGGCGCCGACCCGGCCGAGATCGAGGCGACGTTCGGGGACGCGCTCGCGATGGCAAACCGGCAAGGTGCGAAGGCGTACGAGCTGCGCGTCGCCACATGCTTCGGCCGCTGGCTCTGTCGGAACGGCCGCGCTGCCGAGGCGCGCGCGCTGCTCGCACCGATCTACACCTCGTTCACCGAGGGCTTCGACACGCACGACCTCATCGAGGCGAAGGCGCTGCTCGAGGCGCTGGGGTAG